GCGGATGATCCGGGAAGGGGCGTTCCGGGGGGTTGTGGACCTGACGCTGCACGAGCTGACCGACGAGATCGCCGGGGGGGACCATGCCGCCGCGCCCGGCCGCCTGGAGGCGGCCTGCGACATGGGGATTCCCCAGGTGGCCGTCCCCGGCAGCACGGATTACATCGTCACGGGACGTATCGAGGAGCTGGAAAGCGCCTTCCGGGGAAGGAAGACGATGCGGCACAATCCGGAGATGACCTTCGTGCAGCCGACCGCGCGGGAGATGGCGCGGGTGGGGGAGACGGTCGCCCGCCGGCTCAACCGCGCTCCGGGCAAGGCATCGGTGCTCGTTCCCCTCGGCGGGTTCTCGCAGCCGAACCGCGAAGGAGGACCGCTGTACAATCCCTCCGGCGTCCGGGCCTTCGTGAAGGGGCTTCGGGAGGCGATCGATCCCGCGATCCCGGTCCGGCTCCTTCCTCACCACGTCAACGATCCGCCTTTCGCGGATGCGGTTGTGGAGGAGCTCGAACGGCTGATGGAAGGAAACCGCGCGAGGCGTTTTGAAATCAAACCATCGAAAGGAGCCCGCCATGTTCGCCGGAAAGATCGTTGACCTGAGCCAGGAGATCTACCAGGGGATGCCGGTGTACCCGGGTCACCTGAAGACCGTCATCTGGACCCACCTGTCCCACGAGGAGTGCCAGAGACAGTTAGGCACCGGGTTCTCCTACGAAACCCAGGGGATCCTGATCTGCGACCATGGCCCGACGCACATCGACGCCGTCAGCCACCTGTCGAGGGACCCCAAGGCTCCATCGGTCGACCGGATCCCGCTGGAGCGGTGCATCACCTCCGCGATCTGCCTCGACGTGAGCGACGTCCCTCAAAAGACGCAGTTCGGGAAGGCGAAGATCGAGCAGGAGCTGAAGCGATGGAACCTCGACATCCGTCCCGGGGACACCATCCTCTTCTACACGGCCCAGTTCGACCGGTATTACGGTACGCCCCAGTACATGACGGACTATCCCGGCCTGGACCGCGAGGGGACGGAGTACATCATCGACCGGGGCTGCGTGAACTTCGGCGTGGACTCCTCCAGCCCGGACATGTGGTACGACAAGAGCTACCCTTGCCACACCGTCTGCAAGGAAAGGGAGATCAACCACATCGAGAACCTGTGCAACCTGGACAAGGTGGTGGGGAAGCGGTTCACCTTCATCGCGCTTCCGCTGAAGATCCGGAAGGGCACCGGATCCCCGCTGCGGGCGGTCGCGATCCTGCCGGAGTGAATGCCCGCCGGGCGATTTGCTATGATGTTCGTACCGGGAAAGGAGCGGCGATGACGGAATGGACGATGGAGGAAGCGTTGCGCATGGCGCTGCGCTTCGAGAGGGAGACGCTGGAGGAGTTCCAGAAAAGCGCCGGGGAGGCGTCCAATCCCGCGGTGAAGTCGATGTTCCTGTTCCTCGCGGACGAGGAAGTCAGGCACATGAAGCTCATAAAGGAGATGATGGTCCGGTTCCACGTCGAGCCGTGACGGCGGAGCCGGAAACGGACACATGACGAAAATATTCTTCGACCACATATCGACGACCCCGCTCGATCCGAGGGTCCTCGAGGCCATGATGCCGTACCTCACCGAGCGGTACGGCAACCCGTCCTCCCATATCCACGACCGGGGGCAGGAGGCGATCCGGGCCGTGGACCGGGCGCGGGGCGAGGTGGCCGCGCTGATCGGGGCGG
The genomic region above belongs to Thermodesulfobacteriota bacterium and contains:
- a CDS encoding aminotransferase class V-fold PLP-dependent enzyme translates to MTKIFFDHISTTPLDPRVLEAMMPYLTERYGNPSSHIHDRGQEAIRAVDRARGEVAALIGA
- a CDS encoding ferritin family protein, with the protein product MTEWTMEEALRMALRFERETLEEFQKSAGEASNPAVKSMFLFLADEEVRHMKLIKEMMVRFHVEP
- a CDS encoding cyclase family protein, encoding MFAGKIVDLSQEIYQGMPVYPGHLKTVIWTHLSHEECQRQLGTGFSYETQGILICDHGPTHIDAVSHLSRDPKAPSVDRIPLERCITSAICLDVSDVPQKTQFGKAKIEQELKRWNLDIRPGDTILFYTAQFDRYYGTPQYMTDYPGLDREGTEYIIDRGCVNFGVDSSSPDMWYDKSYPCHTVCKEREINHIENLCNLDKVVGKRFTFIALPLKIRKGTGSPLRAVAILPE